In Acaryochloris marina S15, a single genomic region encodes these proteins:
- a CDS encoding DUF760 domain-containing protein has product MAFDPENANFIMSDSEEAQANLLIKYLQNQPPEVLARVAKSVSPEIKQIISQNVQGLVGVLPSEAFSVQVVTDRDNLAGLLASAMMTGYFLRKMEQRMELDTSLLGNGLSFDQDSEDAE; this is encoded by the coding sequence ATGGCCTTTGACCCCGAAAACGCCAACTTTATTATGAGTGATTCAGAGGAGGCTCAGGCCAATCTCTTAATCAAATATTTACAAAATCAACCGCCAGAAGTCCTGGCCCGGGTTGCTAAGTCCGTCAGCCCCGAGATTAAGCAAATCATCTCGCAAAATGTGCAAGGGCTAGTGGGTGTCCTGCCTAGCGAAGCCTTCAGCGTTCAAGTCGTTACCGATCGCGATAATTTAGCTGGCTTGCTTGCCTCCGCGATGATGACTGGTTATTTCCTCCGCAAGATGGAACAACGGATGGAACTGGATACTAGCCTGTTGGGCAATGGTCTCTCTTTTGATCAAGATTCTGAAGACGCTGAGTAG